Proteins encoded by one window of Cylindrospermum stagnale PCC 7417:
- a CDS encoding type I restriction endonuclease, protein MNPGLPTRASVKSSGISQTLDLTTTVPISPLITWFEVIGYTVLLDSPTVNRQHQIEHSNQTEVLLPVRLCSALQRINPRLSSEAIAQAIRQVTSLESLNLLSNNHHFHKLLTTGVDVAYQFNGQTVRENVSLVDLSNLLNNDWLVINPFTVVKGNCTHSLDVVVFVNGLPLAVMVWTHPQDENATLKAAYQRLQTYLQKIPQLFIYNAFLIIACGNRARVGTLTSDWQEFLPWQVIRIS, encoded by the coding sequence ATGAATCCTGGACTGCCGACAAGAGCATCAGTCAAATCAAGTGGCATTTCTCAAACCCTTGACTTAACAACAACTGTTCCTATATCTCCCTTAATCACTTGGTTTGAGGTCATCGGCTACACAGTTTTGTTAGATTCACCGACTGTCAACAGGCAGCATCAGATAGAGCACAGCAATCAGACTGAGGTACTTTTGCCAGTACGCTTGTGCAGTGCCTTACAGCGAATTAATCCCAGATTATCATCTGAGGCAATTGCCCAAGCTATTCGCCAAGTCACAAGTCTTGAGAGTCTCAACCTGCTATCAAATAACCATCACTTTCATAAACTCTTGACTACAGGGGTTGATGTCGCCTACCAGTTTAATGGTCAAACAGTCCGAGAGAACGTATCGCTAGTAGACCTATCTAACTTGCTGAATAATGATTGGTTGGTAATTAATCCATTTACCGTTGTGAAAGGCAATTGTACTCATAGTTTGGATGTAGTTGTCTTCGTTAACGGCTTACCATTGGCAGTGATGGTCTGGACTCACCCCCAGGATGAAAACGCTACTCTCAAAGCTGCCTATCAGCGACTTCAGACATACTTGCAAAAGATACCACAGTTATTTATCTACAATGCTTTCCTCATTATTGCTTGTGGTAACCGAGCGCGGGTCGGGACGTTAACTTCTGACTGGCAAGAATTTTTACCTTGGCAAGTTATCAGAATATCATGA